ATTATGTTCGACACCCTATCCAAAGCAGGTAAGTACTTAGGCCAGGCGGCAAAAATGATGATCGGCGTGCCGGACTACGACAACTACGTTGAGCATATGCGCGTCAACCATCCTGACCAGACCCCGATGACCTACGAAGCATTTTTCCGCGATCGCCAGGACGCCCGTTACGGCGCCAAAGGCGGAGCGAAGTGCTGTTAACCCTCTTTCGGCAGGTAAAGACTGATCTGCTCTTGTTTACAGCCGTAAATAGCCGCCAGTTTTTCACGGGTGCGTTTCTGCGGACGGGAGTCGACGGCTTCGAGCTGTGACACGGCGGACTGGCTGATGCCCAGTTTGTCGGCCACCTCCTGTTGCGATAAGCCGCGATGAATGCGCCAGGCGGCCTGCAGGCTGACCTCCTGCCAGGTCATGATGCTGCACACGTCGCCGGGCAACCAAACGTCATCGTAGATATCGTGCTCGATCTCAATATCTTCCAGGTCGTCATCCGTTTCATCGTCGATTTCTGATAATTGCAAGCGCATCCAAAAGTATTCGTCATAAGGGATAACGGCGTACTGTGCTTTCCCTTCATCGTCCTTAATTATCTGAACAGCCATAGGGCATATCCTCCTCGTGCAGGTAGGTCGTTGTTGTTCTGCGTTTAATGGCTAAAACATAACATTCGTGATGGTGATTATCCTGAAGGGTAATGAAGATTCGATAATCACCTACTCGCAGACGGAAACGGTTCTCAGAACCCGATATTTTCTTGATATCGGGTCGGGGAGCCGAGCGGTCATTCAGTTGGGC
This Leclercia sp. S52 DNA region includes the following protein-coding sequences:
- a CDS encoding YbdD/YjiX family protein → MFDTLSKAGKYLGQAAKMMIGVPDYDNYVEHMRVNHPDQTPMTYEAFFRDRQDARYGAKGGAKCC
- a CDS encoding helix-turn-helix transcriptional regulator; translation: MAVQIIKDDEGKAQYAVIPYDEYFWMRLQLSEIDDETDDDLEDIEIEHDIYDDVWLPGDVCSIMTWQEVSLQAAWRIHRGLSQQEVADKLGISQSAVSQLEAVDSRPQKRTREKLAAIYGCKQEQISLYLPKEG
- a CDS encoding type II toxin-antitoxin system RelE/ParE family toxin, producing MKIFWSQAAKKALAKIDSRYRQRIEAKLAQLNDRSAPRPDIKKISGSENRFRLRVGDYRIFITLQDNHHHECYVLAIKRRTTTTYLHEEDMPYGCSDN